The genome window GCTTGACGCTGTAATCAAAGTCAAATGATTCCGACGTGGccactcacgacgtcgatttcgctcgggcgcgcatgagcagaagaatcaacttTTCCCCTCGGCGATAAGCTACGCCGaagttcgctcctaggaaaccaatgcttgaGAGGTGAGTGAATCGCGCTGAGCAATCGAACGTCTCGCTTCGTCCACATACAATCTAGCtgttaaattttcattgaaagagctaattaaattttcttaaaatgtttttacccATGAATTGTTTtccacatagactaataataagagtagaccgagctttctcattcttactgataaagaaaattggttcattgatgtatcatgtgactagtggaagggcttggcgaagactttggcagcatggttgctagatggcagcattatctatagtttggcactcgacatgtattttaagacaatgtgttttcattaaaaaaaacttccaggtgcagagattgaactgtttttcttttagttatgcattattttgacattagtactagtttttgatcagttttcggtaacttttatttcatttggagctgtcagcgttggcgtgaacgaaatggcgtaaacgttttgcgttaacgcaaaaatgtactaatcggtatcttaaattaaaactgtaggtaaaaatcttaccgtttgctgattcttcttggtcgcttgcatcttttattgctttgagagttattgaaattgactaaagaaaatgcacaatgctatctaaacgaaaaactcactatattaacaaaatatttacaacttagaataacaaatttacaaatcggactccataaaagatcattcttccgtgttccatcaattctatttattttatttcgcgctggcgttgatcgtctgctacgattaatgcccgctgttgctaggatatccaccagtcacatggtttggtttatgagcagcaaaagggttgccatagctcggtctactcttattattagtctatggttttccACAGATTAAAGTTAagagaaaaaacgagctgatgtgtgcgtcacgtgacttccttttacgccaatttaatgataatagcgccttggagtaagcaaggaaacactaaatactttcacccctagtttcttttgtgaaccgaagcaaaaaaaacgttttacaccagatttatttccccattatcggcaattttaatgtgattcagtggttaactctttaaatatcaccaacattggccaaattaaaaccagatttaaaaatttaaaaataaaaacaataacacataataaaatttaagaaaaacgccaaattttccgccaagttggcgacaacacTTGGCGGCcaaagtgtttgacaaattataacaccacttgagttagcattgtaactaacaatgatttcccccaaaaaaggtgtaaaagacctcttttggaacatccgaatgcaaccaaaagggagggaaggtgcacaactagatcccactaggagtctacgtaacaaatttcaactttctaggacataccgtttttgagttatgcgagatacatacgcacatacacacatatgtacatacggacgtaAAAAGAAAAgtggttgtaattaactcggggatcgtcaaaatgggtatttcgggtttctgtacgttcctaggcatgtatccacgtgtggtcgggtgggaaaaaaactcaacattcgttcgggggtgagcaaaattgaaattaagaaaTTCGAAGAAATAGAGCAAGGAAGACTCTTCAAATCCCCTTGCACCattgaaaattgattaaaattgcgttcttggaacttcaattaaaagaaaaaaaaaacttactcgaAGAGAGTGATTGAAACCCATTCTCTTTTCTAAAGGTTACCAAAGACGACCAATAGTCGCacgtttaagacttcaattttgagaaatttccaaGGAAGTTCCCTCGAATGTTCCCTTACCCTAACACCACCAAAGCAACAATTTCGAAAAGTTAGAGGCCCAGATCCGTCGACTAGGTTCATTTTGCTGCTGTTTCTAGTTTTCCTCAGAAATAGCACAgttcttcgcccccccccccctcgttttgCAGTTTCATGACCTCGCGAAGACTGCCTTCATCGCAAAAGTCCACTTtagcatttttaatttcatttataagtcACAGGCTCcgcagacaatttttgaaaaaaaaaaaaaaaaaatagtaggaaaaataggagcaaaactttcaaaaataggaaaattatgctttaaaaaataggaaaaaaaaaaggaagaaaaatgcaaCTAAAATATCCTGATTACAAATGTAACTATGAAAAAAGAGCTACAAAGCTGTTCCaagtttatgaaacatttttttttcaattaatgttaAGAATTAGAgattttatctatatatataaaaatgaatgtttgtctgtatgtcatccatgaactcaaaaactgcccagcagatttggctgaaactttcaccgtttgttatttttggtactgggaatgtttatagaccagttggaaaaaaatccgatcgatagttccttttttattccaatttaagtcacaatccatcggataaatacgaataaaatgatcggctgcagaaatgaattcgcgtgaaagatctcattgataagaagttagctgttgccatttttcttgagtttgaacaaataaattctttctttattgttttatggcttttcatgcaacggggggacttaaaactttttctatttgatatttttagcgatggattgatcttgcaaactgcgtgagtacaaaatctgagtatagtcacggcttcacttgatacctggaccgattattatgaaaattgctatatatatgtatttttccacggagaaggtgcataatatgctcattgaagccactcgccaccaggtggcactgcggagtagcaacttctgccccgttcaaccgattctcatgaaaatcagtataatgaggTAATTTTTTGTTggtgtagcaacgcgcgtcgggtacagctagttttttATAAATTCTGCCAGCAGCAAATTTACCTGCCGTAAGGGCCCCCATGATCatcaggcccagatctataaatcccccccccccctgacaaAAGCAGTCTATATTAACAATGTTGATATGTCTTGTgctagttttttgaaaattattttattcaagttcTTGGGCTGTCGTTAATTCACAGTAGAAATTGTTTTTGGGTCAAAAAATCAATGACAAGACAGCAGATGACACAGAAAGAGCCATTGCAGAAAACGAATAGGtaaagatgttttttttcttagctAAACAGATAATGAGCTGTAGAAGCAAGATTAAaccaagcaatacaaaagaatttctaaaCAACTGCATTCTGGACTAAAAAAATAGCGAGATATAAAACATAGGAGTTGCAAAAGTTTGTTTCAAGTAATATGCTACAGAAACATGAAaaccataatttttaaatttttgatgcagaatgtaACAATGAGACTTCAGACACATTAGTGGCATCCCTCCCCGCTACCCCCTACCATAtgctagaatttttttaaatcaagggggggggggtgtagccacatttttttcaaatttccatttctaaggttttcaagcacttgtaaaggaaatttattttttcaagtacttttcatttttcaagatcGATGCATGAAATTTTTCGAACAACGCGAGAACCCTAAGCTGCAGCTTGTTCAGTTTATTATATGTAAATCTGCTCTCCTATTCATGAAAACATAAACGTAAAAGATTAAAAACAGTTTTCGGCGTTCAGCTCACAGCTGaaattatgaagttttaaaaattctcaacaCAACAAACACAATTAGTTAGATAAAACGTTATTGTGAAAATTTACTTACTTGTCTTGATGAATACGTGTAGAGGCCGAACAAAGAAAAAGTTCACTTCCAACACACCTACGATTCCGGCGATGTGTCAAACAAATAAGATTCCAAAGCAGAATTTCGGTCTGCAAATATCTTTCATTCCAGATTACGAGAaggaaattagaaaattttcaaacgcAACTTTTTAATACAGCACTCAAACTATCAAACtcgttgggtttttttttatttttttccccttcaaaacataaacaatgaacCAGCGTAGGGGGGACTTTTGCTGACGGTTGCAAGCAAACAGTTTAGATAATCGAGAGAGTGAGAGCAGAGACTATATGGAGAAAGCACAATGAGTAGTTTTAAGCTAGAGGAGTATCTACAATGTATGGGGGGATCGAGTAGGTTGCGTTCGCATACCGCTActggacagtattcacctgacgtcactgcgggtaaaaaccctcactgcagtgcattgtgggaactgtagcagacgaaaatccggcactacagcgtataataacacttgcttttgtgtggcttataaactcttctttctatttaaaaatgggagattttttacgtttttaactaagaaacgctgtaaaagaatgatgaacgattcatttgatacgaaatactttctttattatcgtattttcatgggtttaagcctctttggttccttatcacaaacatgatgaaaactcgaattctctttttattttctccgtttctcggcattttccatgcactcgtaagtctttttaagctctaaacatgttcattatgcgcatgaagtccagtaatccttaaataaaacgagtttttttagcactactgacactgcgtgattggtcaaaatacccgcagacggacagctgatgggaccgttgccaaaccgtgaataaggtccatagAGCTACAGATTAACTGGTGTTGCCTCCCTGGTTGCAGATGTCATTCTAATAATAGCTCCACCGGTCAACCGTAATTTAAGTTGGTTGATTGAACCACGTGACATATTTGACAAATAGTGAGTATTTTTAACCTGAGCGAAACGTTCGATGAAGCATCGATTGATGAATAACAGAACAACCGCTGCTGTCATTAGCCGTCATGGGATCAAGTATGtttgtcaaaatatttattttacttatgttGAGAGTAGAATGAAATGATTTTCCCACATAATTTGATACAGATTTTTTTGTGAGGGGAGTGCTTATTACTATATATTTTGTATATCCGTTTTACCTCACGCAAGTGAAAATTGGTAAACTGTGGGGTAAAACGGGTATAAAAGTCTAATACaattaaaaatggtaaaaaaaaaaatcaacttgaattctgaaattttgaattcaaactatgtttttcgcaatcacgagttgcgacagggccctactgaTTGGGGGTTATTGTTCCTAGAAACAtttcctgtccccccaagcctacctcttctcctgggcggttacgtgtgtatagttgtgtgtgtgtaggcgcgcgtgcgtgcatgtgtaggcttgtgtgtgtgcgtagacctgtgtgtatgcacgtaggcgtgtgtgtatgtgtgtaaaggcttgtgtgtatgagcgctcgtgtgtgtaggacatggacgccatcgaccaggagaaacggattccagaaggcagtgctcggagccgcacctgcagaggacggtggtgctggtgtgcctggtccaagctgaaaaaggaaccaaacgtcaAGGacagtgaaatgaaagcaataagcaatcgtgattgctcaaaaaaaaaaaaaaaaaaaaagcataatatgTGTTCAGTGCTCTGTGATAGTATAGATAGATGTTtagttaacaaaatttaacaatttaatttaaaaaagagctTACAGTAAATTTGTCAAAACATTAATTAGGTTCCTTCCAACACGTGATATCTGTACttgtcattcttaaaaaaaaaagtaatggtctccattattcaatttttaaaattatttaatgttttttgtttcaCTCTATTTCGTCTACACCAGGAGCAATAATAAAATCCCCCgtctcagatttttttgaaatatttcaccttttaagtatttttctctATAGCCATATATTTGGCAATAAATGTCTGTGGCTtaactttgcttcataagcacATTTTTAGCAAattctattccagatacttctgaaagaaaactttctcttttcttcttatttatattttcacgttttttaattcattacgtTTAGCCTTTCTAGAACATCTTTGTTTGTCAATACTTCCTGTATTTGCCTGCATAGGTTtacgtttttgttttaaattatttcagcAGGTAGTTGCCAATTTCGAAGTTATTGGTGAAACTGCTGACAATATTTCacatttcaaatctttataaggtgagAATATTATATTTTGTGACGCATTGTTTTCGGATTGAAACGGGGatgtgttctgagaatttaaaagTACATTAGAGGAATTGGTAGCGtctgattgcaatcaaatgcaAATGTGAAGATAAGCAACAGGCTGAGCCCTGTTAAGTTGGTTCAGCATAGTACGAGGAAATTGTTTTTTTGAGTGAAAGGGCAAAAGAACATTGTGGCTTATTTCTATTTATTATGATAGAgcgaaatttattttatctaatcATGGCAATTGCACACTTTTatgtttcaaacattttgaattaactacaaataaatgaatattcatttaaagaaaatatcatggTGTATCTGCTAAAAACAACTTGCTGTAATGATAAGATTAATTAcgtacccattttaccccattttcaaaatatgagattaaaaatcaaagaatttatgtttttttcttccttgcaaGTTAAAACAGCAACAAAAATGTTCAACGTAAGATATTATGACATAGTAATAAAAAATCCTCAAAAATCATTAGCTAGAGAGAGAAGTTTATGTAGACAACATGTCGCTTCAATCGCAtgaatttatctacttcaatttaagGTGTTATCACTCATTAAAAAAgaatctattaaaaaaatatatcttgcgAACTAGAATTCAGAACAACCGATTATAatatccaattaaaaaaaataaggtaatttaaaataatttgttttttcaacCATATACTAtaactacccattttaccccgccTGCCCCAAATTCTGTGTTACCTTTTATATTATACTTATCTGGATATTGTGCATTTTCTACATCAAAAGTTCCAAGtaattttgtcagaaaaattGACCATCaatagatttattattattattattattttacatcactggataaaaaaaaatcctgacacGAAGGGTTAATTTTTCCTCATCCCAGATGTAACAAATGTAGTTATGTGTGTTAACAACATTTGGTATTCAAAAGTTGATGCCTCACCTATTTGGataagaatatttgaagtaattacATTAGAGCTAAACCTTGCCAATCAAAAATGATATCTCTCAGTGAgtacaatttcgatttttttcccagCTAACGGTCCTTGAACATACACAGTccggtcacattaatgtgaccatcacgtactttccacgtcagagttaaataaccaatcacagaaggcaggtggcagcacagtgcagttgagcgtatataaagggtgtgtgagggcttcggaaaacatttcaatcgttggcgtaatgcagaaacgaagcaaTTTAttcgacgtccaaaagggcatgatcattggctttcgggccaagggtagaagcatttccgaaacggctgagtttgtgaactgttcgcgtgccgccgtggtaaaagtgtaccgtgcatggcaaaatgggactgtccaaaatcagcgacgtggcaaatgtagtgcaccacgggccatagatgacaggggcgaacgacggttgcggagatgcgttcgggcagatagacgggctaccgttgagcaactggccaccaaaatgaaccaaggggctaccaaaagtgtctcccaaactactattcagtgaacattgctgcgtctgggcctccgaagcagacgcctggttcgtgcacctatgctgactgctgttcaccgacgacgaaggctagaatttgcacgccagtacagcagctggacgtccactgagtggcgacaggtagcgttttcagatcaATCGCGTTtcatgctccatcggacagatggacgttggcgtataaggcgtgaaacctctgaaaggaaccaccctgcaaccattgtcggaacggtccaagctggaggcgggagcattatggccTAGGAAATGTTTTcttggcattctctgggttcaccgATCATTGTGGATCATATAGGGCCGTGGTaacctgatcggtagggcattggactcgggactggagggtctcgggttcgatcctcactggtcgaatacccaccgtcgtcattcatggtgactgggcgacgttaaatatgctcgtggtcacaatgtcctccaagtgaaacgatacctctgggggtgccagactaggaagttattcggctcctggcctggttctaaattgtctctcgaactgtccatagatagcaccaccatctattgtgttgtctttgtgCTGTCCTGGATAAAACGAAATCctggaaacattgtggattaatagaggtataagcttccttcgaggaatagcagaaacctcaatctgtgtgtgagaaagaaagaaaaaaaagaaagaaaacatatgctaggctttcttttctttgttATAAGTGTACTGataattacatttttcttccctcgttttaaaaattaattcaatggatcaaactctgaattttattattgtaagacaataagcaaataaattgatttttgcgcttgtcatttgatttttttatttgttgtaattttagcttcattaagCTACTTTAAAAAagattgttagttttatttataaaatactatattgttcacaactgtatttgagaataagtaactgatcaaaagcatcataagttcattaaagttgtgtagaacaatgttattttgtgttcacattatatATTCAAATCCaacaaagaaaataagaaatagaGTTTTTTTATAGAAACATTATGAAGTTAACTAAAATCCTtaaataaattgctgatctaatgaaaagtcaatgcattttctcagtgggatcaagtattccCCATGAAGGGAGCATGTATccctttataaaattattcaaaaaaaaatattttaccaaaactttttgcttaatttcaactaaaaaaatactgtcagacacagtaaaaaattacctttgttcacatactaaaaaaaaaaaaaaaacctgataatTTACAAGAGAAAAATATTGAACTCTAAAacggggatcaagtatccccagtctcctagatttttttttttttcaatcggccACTTTTTTTACTTCTCTTTTAAGTAGAAATTacctcttaaaatttttatttctaaaagtaatgtaaaataacCATCATCGGCATATTTGCATAACATTTAGTATTTTTCACTCATAACTActcataataaataaattcaagtaaaaaaaaaagccattttaagtgttaatttctaaaataaaactcAAAGTAAGTCCTTTTTCAGGTCACTATAACAGAGAAGGGCGAGAGGTCCTTCACTGAAAAAAAGTTGTACACCCCATATATCACAGGACAAAATTCTCTCCAGCATAAAGTCTCAGATGTCTCACTAAAAATGCAATGAGCTTGTGGGAAAATGCTTTTCAGCAATGTCTACAGGAATACGGTTTTTGGCCAGTATGAAGTTTCAgatgtttatttaaatttgaaggTTCAGAATatgtctttgaacaatgttcacaggaatacggtttctcgccggTATGTACTCTCAGATGTTTCTTAAGATTTGAAGCTgtagaaaatgcttttgagcaatgCTCACAGGAATAGTTTCTCGCCAGCATGAATTCTAAGGTGCGTTTTTAAATATGAAGCGCTGGAAAATGCTTTTaagcaatgttcacaggaatatgGTTTCTCGCCGGTATGTACTCTCAGATGTTTCCTTAAATCTGAAGCGttagaaaatgcttttgagcaattttcacaggaatatggtttctcgcctgtatgtactctcagatgtttctttaaaccTGAAGTGTAGAAAAATGCTTTGCAGCAATGTTCACAAGAATACTGTTTCTCTCCAATATGGATTTTCAGATGTCTTTTTAAATCTGAAGTgtttgaaaatgcttttgagcaatgtGTGCAGGAATGCGGTTTTTCTCCATTGGGGATactcagatgtttctttaaatctgAAGCGGTGGTAAATGTCTTGGAGCAGTGTTCGCAGGAATACAGTTTCTCTCCGGTGTGGATTCTCACATGTATCTTCAAATTTGAAGTGttggaaaatgcttttgaacaatgttcgcaagaatacggtttttcgccagtatgaactctgagatgtttctttaaatctgAAGAGTTGAAAAAAGCTTTGGAGCAATGTTCACAAGAAAAAGGTTTCTCTCCACTATGGATTCTCAGATGTCTCATTAAATGTGAAGAGTTGGAAAATGTCTTTGTACAAtgttcacaagaatacggtttttctccagtatgtactctcagatgtttctttaaatgtGAAGAGTCAggaaatgcctttgagcaatgttcacagatatacggtttttcgccagtatgaattctgagatgtttctttaaatctgAAGCGTTGAAAAAAGCTTTGGAGCAATGTTCACAAGAAAAAGGTTTCTCTCCACTATGGATTCTCAGATGTCTCATTAAATGTGAAGAATTGGAAAATGTCTTTGTACAAtgttcacaagaatacggtttttctccagtatgtactctcagatgtttctttaaatcgGAAGCGTTGGAAAATGCTTTAGAGCAATGTTCACAGacatacggtttctctccagtatgtatTCTCAGATGTATCTTTAACCCTTTGAGGggcagtacttgaaaaaaaatgaagcgctggaaaatgcttttgagcaatgttcacagtcATACGGTTTCTCGCCCGTATGGGTTTTCAGATGCATCTTTAAACCGGAAGAGCataaaaatgcctttgaacaatgtttaCAAGAATACGGTTTCTGGCCTGTTTTGAGtttcacatttctttttaaatgtgaggCACAGGAAAATGGCCTTAACTATTGCTTCTCCtttatatttatcaaaaatttttacagctaagattcagaaaaaaaaatctcttggtTTACTGAAGAGCCGATGACTAATTTTTGCTTTGATAGACGTAGCTTTGCTGTGATAAATATTTGTCATAAACTTGACACAAGCTAATGTTTTAAGGAAGTTTAATGGGTGTATGGGTAGAGTCAGTTTTTGGTGAAAACTCGTTCATTGAAAAACGCTTCATACATCACTTTTCACTGTTCATAACGTCATCTTTTCAGTTTCGGAAAACGATGGAGCCGGTGTGTTgtaaaggatttttttccttCGTGAGCAGAGGGTTTTTAAACTTTATCATATTAGACTgcctttttaaatttgaataactctAACTGTGTCAGTGCTgagtaaatttaacttttcatatgATAATCCGAataaagtgaaaagaaataaacaataacAAGTATTTCACTCGAAAAACTGATTAATGCACAAAACACGATCAAATGTGTTACAACgatgaatgagaattttttttttttttttgttagacagGAATGTTGCCTCCCTTTGATTTGTCGTCTTTTGATAAATGGTTCACAGCTGATTATCGAACTCTTTGTTCACGTCAATCAATTTTGTTTGCAGGAAAAGAAACcaaaagtttcagaattgaaagaATACTttagacattatttttttttctccgcttCAACATGTGAGATTAGTAAACATAAAATGAAAGACCCGTGACACAAAATGAACTGACGCTTGTAAAAAGATGCTCTGTTAATGGAAGTCTTACTATTTTCTTTCACGACTGATGGACACTTTACTTTGTTCATACTGACTGAGTTTTTGCTCCATGATGATATTAGATCATCTAACCTAACAAGAGACCTAACTAAGAACTACTACTTCGTGAATTTAAATGAGAGCGAAGTTTGAGACATTTATCGAGGATATCAGAAAAAGTCAGAGCTTTGTAACAATGTGCACTTCATATGCACTAGTGTTTTGCTTGCTGAATTAATGCATGCAACTCTTTCCGAGCGTTCACTGAAAATTTTACCATCGTTGCATTTTCCAGATGATCTTTTCGACATGAGTCCTCAGGCGACGGCAGAAACAAAGGTGCGTACTGATAAAAGGTGTATCAAAGTCCGTCATCACACTTTGCTGTATTCTATCAACATTCAATCCTGATTATagctgaaaataaatgaaaataattaagaattagattacattattaaaattttttttaaaagtacactgctcaaaacaattaggggagcacatggttttaacaaaattacgcaaagatgcatactaataaataacataaaatgtatgtacatataaacatccataattttaagcctaccaggaaacggaaaaagaaaactttatatgccaatcagtgttcatgacgtcaaaaaccagaaaaaggagataagagcagaaatcgagatgttgcagaaacgtccgttttattgccgtaactgtgaaattcgattgcacagtattttttcttgagacaaggttacttgagaatgtcttaacagagtgatttaccggaatccatgacatgACATCTTATAGGCAGACGCAAACATAacgtagtgtcgcggacgctgtttgagtctccagaagtgttgttgcaaggctttggaatcaattccaagagacaggaaatgttagacgtcgaccagggcaaggtcggccacATGCCACTGAATCAACTGATAACCAGTATATACTGTTAATagcccgtcgaaacagaacagagaatgctacgcagctgcaaagacagttacttttggcaacaggacgaaggatgtccagccaaacagtacgtaatcggcttcatgagggagagctctatgcacgtaggccaatggtcctcattccgttgaccccacgccaccgtgctgcccgaagatgatgggatattgaacatcgagattgggagcaacatgattggagccaagtgttgtttacagatgagtcccaaatcagcctggagtgtgacatccgacgctttctggtatggagggacaggggcactcgaaataacctcgcattcattcgtgaaaagtcacaatacagatgagttggttggatggtatggggtggaatcagcatgggcggacgtacggacctgcatagcattcggaatggcactttgactggccgaaggtatgcatacgagatactgcgacctcatgtcatcccttacTCTGGAACCATTGGAGATTCCGTTGTTTTCCAGAATGATATTGCCCGACcgcatagagctcgtctggtagagaacatgcttgaagctgaaacaatacagcgtatggaatgaccaacgtgctctcctgacctgaatctagtcgagcatgtttgggacatgctcggacgacgcattg of Uloborus diversus isolate 005 unplaced genomic scaffold, Udiv.v.3.1 scaffold_14, whole genome shotgun sequence contains these proteins:
- the LOC129232806 gene encoding zinc finger protein 271-like is translated as MRHLRIHSGEKPFSCEHCSKAFFNASDLKKHLRIHTGEKPYICEHCSKAFPDSSHLKKHLRVHTGEKPYSCEHCTKTFSNSSHLMRHLRIHSGEKPFSCEHCSKAFFNSSDLKKHLRVHTGEKPYSCEHCSKAFSNTSNLKIHVRIHTGEKLYSCEHCSKTFTTASDLKKHLSIPNGEKPHSCTHCSKAFSNTSDLKRHLKIHIGEKQYSCEHCCKAFFYTSGLKKHLRVHTGEKPYSCENCSKAFSNASDLRKHLRVHTGEKPYSCEHCLKAFSSASYLKTHLRIHAGEKLFL